The following DNA comes from Marinilactibacillus sp. Marseille-P9653.
CAATTTCATGATGCGTATTGCCGCCTCGAATTAAATCTAGATGAGTGGTTAAACGAGCATTGATGGATAACGCATAGAAAAATTCTTTCACAAGTTCAACATCGAATGATCCAACTGTTTGAGCAGAAAATTGTGCTTCAAAGTGAAGGAAAGGACGGCCACTAACATCGACAACAGAACGAGCGAGCGTTTCATCCATCGGGACATAAGCCGTTCCGTAACGCTGGATACTAGATTTATCAACATTCAGCTCAGCGATCGCTTGACCTAATAAAATCCCAACATCTTCCGTTGTGTGGTGATCATCGACATCCAAGTCACCATCCACCTTAATATCAAAGATAAAATGCCCATGAAATGCCAGCAAGTCTAACATATGATTCAAAAAACCTACACCTGTATCAATTGTAGAAGCCGATAAGCCGCGTTCAACTGACAAGTGAATAGCAGTTTCTTTTGTTATGCGTTCTTTCTTGATGACCATTTTTCATCTCTCCAATTTTGAATAATTTTTCTGATTTCTTCTAATTGATCTTCTTTAGCAATTGAATAACGGACTGCATTTTTGAGAGATGGCGATTCTTCTTCAGGATACATACGAGGAAGAAATCCATTTTCAACAATATAATTACCAAGATCCATGGCGTCCTCACCATAAGTGAACAAGAAGTTTGTACTACTTTTTAGCATTGGAATAATGTCTCCAACTTCATCTTTGAAAACACTGTGAAGTTGTCTGGAAAGAGAACGGTTCAGTTCAATAAATTTCTCTAGTCTTTCCGGTTGGTTCAATAAATGAACTGCTACGTTTAATGAGAAGGTGTTTAATGGATAAGGATGTGCAATGGAGTCTAGAAGATCCATTGTTTTACGGGTGGACGTAGCGACGCCTATTCTTAATCCTGCTAGACCGTAAACTTTAGAAAGTGTGCGTAACCGAATGATGTGATCTCCTTCAGGAGGTGCCACTGTGTTTTCTACAAATTCTCCGTAGGCTTCGTCTAAAATAAAGTACCCGTCAACTTCTTTCATCAACTCAGCGGCTTTTACGATAAAGTCTTGAGGGTGCAGTGTACCAAAAGGATTATTCGGTTGTGAAAAAATAAATACAGAAGGGCGCAAAGCTTTGATTTGCTTGTAAACTTCTTCGTAGTCAAATGTAAAATCTTCATTTGCAGGAAGTTTGATGATTTCACGTCCAAACTGTTTTGCATAAACGTCATACATAACAAAGTCAGGATCAAAAGTCAGTATAGGACCTTCGCCTAATACGATAATGGCTTTTTGAATCCACTCATCTGAACCATTAGCAAATGAAACCAGTTCTGGATCCAGTTGATTGAACTTGGCATAACTTTGTTGTAAATCTTGGTATTCATTTTCCGAGTACTGATTGAACTGAGTATCAATCGCTATTTTTGCAATCTCTTCTTCAGTTAATGCTCTATAAGGACTTTCATTTTTATCAATTCTGATCATTCAAATTATCCTCCATTCGGTAATAAAGGGAATCACGGTGTGCCTGTAAAGCTTCTTCTTCTGCAAGGCGTACCCCAGAAGGCGCCATTTCTTCAAATGTTGCTTGAGATAAATGGATAACAGAATTTGTTCTTAAAAAGTCATTCACAGATAGCCCATTTGAAAAACGGGCATTTCCTCCAGTAGGAAGCACATGGCTAGGACCCGCAACATAATCACCAATTGCTTCAGGAGAACGATCTCCAATAAAAATAGCACCGGCAGTTGTGATCAAGTCAATGTAACTTTCAGCATCGTTGGTTTGGATGGAGATATGTTCACCTGCAATTAGGTTTACGACTTCAATCGTTTCTTCTTTTGATGCTGTGTGGACAGAATAGTGATGTTGTTTCAAACTTTCTGCAATAATCGCAGCACGTGATTGAAGAGGTGCTTTTTTCTCAACTTCAGCAAGTATTTCTTCTATCTTTTCTTTGGATTCACTAATCAAGAAAGTTCGTGCTTGAACGTCGTGTTCAGCTTGAGCAAGTAAATCATAAGCGACCCAATCTGCTCTAGTTGATTCATCCACGACCACAACAATTTCACTAGGACCTGCTATGGAATCAATTCCGACGTCTCCGTAAACCAGTTTTTTAGCCATTGCCACAAACTGGTTTCCAGGTCCTACGATTTTATCTACTTTTTGAATCGTTTCAGTTCCATAAGCAAGTGCAGCCACTGCTTGAGCACCACCGACTTGATAAACATGGTCCGCTTCTACAATGTAGCAGGCTGCTAAGATGGCTTTTTGAATGCCATCTGCTTGCGGTGGTGTTACGATAATCGTTTCCTTGACGCCAGCAACATTAGCCAACACAGTGGTCATCAAGACAGTAGAGACGAGTGGAGCTGTACCGCCAGGGACATAGATACCTACACGATTTAAAGGGTGGATTTTTTGATACAATTCAGAAGAAGGGCCTTGTTTCCATTTTATAGAACTCTGATACGTTTCAATATTCGCCTTAGCCTCTTCGAGCGCCTTTCTCAGGTCCGCATCGATTGATTCATAAGCTTCTTTTAAAGTGAAAGACGGAACTTCTAGGTCAGTCAATTCAACAGCGTCAAACTGTTTTGAATAGTCAAACAAGGCTTGATCGCCTTGTTGTTGTACAGTTTTGATAATAGACTGAACGCTTTCTAGTAATGTCCAATCAATATCGTTTTTTGTTGCATAAATGTCTTTAAAGGTATTTGTCGTATACATATCAGTTCATCCTTAATTGATTCATTATGGTCTGAATCTCATCATTTTTCGCAAAATACGCATGTTTATTTGAAATCAGACGAGCATTAATCTCATCTAGTTGAATTTGTTCATAAAGACCATTTTCTCTAAGTGTTGTTCCTGTTTGTACGATATCCATGATCGCATCAGCCATATCAATCGTAGCAGCAAGTTCCACTGAACCTTTTAGTTGAATGATTTTGACGGGTTGCATGATGGAGTCAAAATATTTTTTTGTAAAATTGACATATTTTGTAGCAACTACGGGATAAGTTTCTTGTGGTTCTTTGGCCGCGACCGCAAAATGGCAATAACCAAAAGGTAAGTCCATCAAGTTATTGATTTGACGGTCTTGTTCAAATAAAACGTCACTCCCTGTAATTCCAAGGTCTGCAACGCCTTCTTCCACATAAACGGGAACATCTTCACCTTTAACCAGTAAGAATCTCACGTCTTCCAATTCAACAACGAGTTCTCTTGAAATAGATTTTAACGCGGTACTCCAACTAGTCAATTCTTTTTCATCAAGATAGTTTATAAAATCTTTTAATTGTCTTCCTTTAGATAATGCAATCGTGATCATAAATCCTATTCCTCCGTCTAATGTTTTTAAAGAAAATGATTAGATGTTCAAACCGATACCAAATGCGTTAGAAGGGCTTGAATACTGACCACCCGATGCAATGGGTTCAACTTTATCTTCTGCATACAATTGAATCGAAATACCTTTATAGTAAGACTGTGAAGGCAAAGCTAGCATGTCTCCGTATACATAAGTAACCTGTTCTTCATTCAGTATGGCTTCCCATTGAGTCATTTCTTCAATATGACGTTTTAGATGAGGCATATGTTCTTTGACATAGCTTGATTGTTTGGCAGCCGGTTGAGCCATTAAGGCGATGATTGGATGCTCTGCGCCCAATTTTGCTTTTAGTGCATCTCTATTGCGTTCTTTAATATATTTGCGAGTGAGTTCATCAGATAAATCTTCTTCAGATAATAGGTTTTTTAATAATGTATTATGGCTGATAACGGCTACAGATAAAGGTAAAGCTAACGATTCCTTGATATAAGCAACCATTTGTTTCAAAACGGCCATCTGTTTTTGAATGTCTCCTGTAAAGGTTTCAAGACCATATTGATGTTTTTCAGTTGTTAATGTGTAAACAGGTCCAGAGTATGCAATGGTCTCAGAATGTAGTTGATATTTTTGACGATACCGTACAATGGCATTTGTCCAATCGCTTCTAAGCGCATACAGTGAACCTTCGTGTTGCCATTTATGGCGTTCGTTCATTAATCCTAAATCGTCTTCTGACAATTTAGTCCAGTCGAATTGTTCGATAGCGGATAAATCGATCAAATCGTAGCCCAATCCATGGAAATGATGGAGGAAGTCCAGTTCTTGTCTTTTTTGATGGAGTATGGATTTGTTAAGGCTAATAGAGTTCATAATAATTCCTTCCTCGTTTCTATTTTTTTCAAGTTCTGATACAATCAGACTTGTTATTAGTAAGTTTTACCAATAACAAAAATAGTACCATAAACTAGGATTTATATGAATAGATTCAATGAAATTAATGCGGTACACTAGTTGAGTACGAGATAATAAAAGAGACAATACTATTTAGAAAGTAGGTAGGATAATGACGATAGATGGACACGTACATACGCAATATTGTCCTCATGGATCCGATCATAAAATGGAAGCATATGTAAAGGTCGCTATTGATAAAGGTATCAATGCCTTGACCTTCACGGAACACGCACCCTTACCAATAGAAGATACGGCGCCTACAAAAGACAGCGCAATGGCCGAAAATACAGTCTATGAATATTTGAAAGAGGCAAGAGGACTCCAAGCAAAATATGGCCATAAAATTCAAATCAATGCAGGATTTGAGATTGATTATATTGAAGGGAAAGAACAAGAGACACAGTTATTTCTTGAGCAGTATCCTGAAGCAATTCCTCATTCTATATTAAGTGTGCATTTTTTGAGACTGCCAGACGGTTCTTATTACTGTATCGATTATAGTAAAGAATCCTTTATTGAAAAAGCTAAAGAAGTAGGATTTGATACATTATATAAACTTTACGAAAACACAGTCCGCAAAGCTTTATCAAATCCATATGGAGAACTGACACCCCAAAAAATCGGTCATATTAATCTAATTCACAAGTTTAGTAAAGGATATGATTACACGGATACAATTAATTGGAAAAAGTTATTAATATTGGCTAAAAAAAATCAATACAAGTTAGATTATAATTTTGCTGGTATAGATAAAGCCTATTACGGTAAAACGTATCCTGATGAAGATATTTTAAAAGAGGCAAAAAAAATGGAGCTTGTTCTTGAAACAGGGTCTGATGCACACCGACCAGAAGAAGTTGGTCGATACTTTATGGAAGGAGAGAATTGAAATGGCAGGAATTGAATTTGAAATTATGGAACATATTGGAACCATCAGCGAAGGTAAAAGCGGTTGGAAAAAAGAACTTAATTTGGTAAGTTGGAATGGTAACGATCCAAAGTTTGATATCAGAGACTGGAGTCCGGATTATTCGAAAATGGGAAAAGGTCTAACTTTATCTGCTGAAGATTTGACCTCTTTGAAAAAAGTTTTAGATAAAATGGAGCTATAAAAACTGAATTCATAAAACTTTGAACAAAAGTATATTACTACGAGAATGTTTATTACGAATTTGTAGTTTTTTATTGCATTTGGTAAGATAAAGAGTATAATGAATTTAGTTACAAAAAGTAAGATTCAAAAGAGGGAGAGAATTAAACATGCAATTTTTAGATGAATTAAAAACACGTCGTTCGATTTATAGCTTAGGAAGTGATGTTTCAACATCAGAAGAAGAACTAATCACTTTGATCAAAGATGTTGTTAAAGAATCACCAACATCATTTAACTCTCAAACATCTAGAGCAGTTATTCTTTTTAATGATGAACATAAAAAATTATGGTCAATCACTGAAGAGTTACTTAAACCATTAACTCCAGAAGCAGCTTTCCCAAATACTCAAGCTAAACTACAAGGTTTTGCTCAAGCTAAGGGAACTGTATTATTCTTCGAAGATCAAGACGTTGTTAAAAACTTGCAAGAACAATTTGCACTTTACGCTGAAAACTTCCCAATCTGGTCTGACCAAGCAAGCGGAATTGCTCAAGTAAACGTGTGGACTGCATTAGCACAATTAAACATTGGCGCTAACTTACAACACTATAACCCAGTAATCGATGAAAGAGTTGCTCAAGAATGGGGTACTCCGGAAAACTGGAAACTAAGAGGACAATTAGTATTTGGTTCACCAAAAGCTCCAGCTGGAGATAAAGAATACATGAACGACGAAGATCGTTTCAAAGTATTCGGTAACTAATACAATAATCTAAAGAAACGATCTCTCCTGAAAACGGAGAGATCGTTTTTTTAATCTTCTATTTTTTCAAGCACTAGCTCAGTCCAACCGAGTTTAAATCCGGATCGGATAGCTAAGTTGATTGATTTTGTATGAGTGAACTGTGTACTGTATACAGGAAGAACCGCTTGATTGTTTCTCATTATGATTTCACGAGTCATCGCTTTGACTAAATTTGTTGCAATGCCTTTTGAGTGATGGTCTTCTACAATTTCCACACCAATCTCCCAAGTATATTTACCATTATGATTAGTTCCAATCATGGCAACGATCTCGTCTTTACTTACGTGAGCAATTCCCAACTTATCAGGATCTGTTTTATCATATAAGAAAGACTCTTCAAACCGTTCATCTTCTTTGAACGATACGATTTCTTTTTCTTCGTATATTCTAAGATTTAATGGATCTACTTCGGGTAAAGTCCAGTTTTTGGGAACAAAAAAGGGAGAGTAGTGATTCAGTTTATACTTAAACGGTTTTAATAATTCGTTTAGTTCGATAAGGCTATCAATTTCACCGAACCATTCTCCTGCACGATTTTTGTAAGTTTCTTGAAGTTTTTGAGTAAGAGCATGATTCCCTGTTCTACAAAAGATTCGATCTTTGTAAAAAATTAAATCTCCATCGTTACGAGCCCAGTAACGGCTAATCTCTGAAGGAGGGGATGTTTTAAAAATATGTTCAGAGCCTTCTAACTCTTCTAGTGTACAATTTAGATCAATTGCAAACTGTCTTAATATCAATTGATCGATTGTTAATTTTTCCATGAAGGTACTTCCTTTACTTTTTTGTAGATAATCACAAATACAAGACATATGAACGTTCAATATAAGTTGAATCAGCGTTAAATAATTTTAGATCTTCTTTTTCATAAACCCAAAAAGTATGAGGATAATCCGGAGAATATGGAAGTGGATTTCCTTGCGAATCTAATTCTCCGATTTTCTGAGTAGAAGGATCAACCATAAATTTACCAGATGGATAGGGAGACTGCTTTAATTGTCCTTTTACACGGTAGTGCTTTGTCAGTAATTGTGCACCGTTTTTTTGATAGAACTGATTAGCTGGTAAATCATCTCTAGTAAAAATCGTTAAATAGTGTACATCTTTACTTTTTAAAATCTGTATGCTTTGATCCCACAAAGATTGTGCAATACCGAGTTTTTGAAAGTCTGGGTGGATAGCAATAGCATCTACATAAGAACCTTGATAAGCATCTTTTACATACAAATCATTTTTAGTTCTTTCTTCAGAATATATACCGATATCTATTAGGCCGACCACTTCATCTTTAAACAATGCAACAAGTTCTATTGTTTCCTTATATCCATCCTCTTTTTCAGAATAGATATCCTTTTCTTGTGACATTTGATCTATGAATTGACTATGTAAATAAGCAAGTGCTTTACATCTGACCCAGCTTTTTTCGAAAATTGGCTGATAAGGTAGAATGGTGAACTCTGAACTTTGCTGCAATACAGACAGCTCCCTTCTTTTTAAATCCATTTCTTTTTCATCTTAGCACAGTAAAGTGCCAAAATGTATCAATGATTTAAGGTAGATAAAAAACAAATAGAAAATTCTGAATGATCAGAAGCTTTTATTCGGTAAAAAATTATTTTAATGCGTCTTTTGCGAGTTGATCGACGAGTTCATTAAATTCAACACCAGAGTGCGCTTTAACCTTTTTGAATACAACTTCTATTCCTTGAGAGATTTGCTGGTAAAAGGTGATGTAGTCTTTTGATACTTGTTTGTTTGCGCGCCAGCGTCCAGTTGTCCACATTTCTATTCCTAAATAATCATAATGAACGATGACCTTTTTGAAGCCATTTTCTTTTGCCCACTTTATAGCATTCAAACTTCCAAAACATTCACCTGCGATTTGAAAGCTTTCCACATATCTAGGATCGTTATCGGCATTACTCATAGTGGCAATGACTTTGTCGTCTTTAAGCATCACAACACCATAACTGTAACGATTACTGATTTTATCAAAAGAGCCGTCCACATAAGCAAAGACAGTATCTTCATCAGAAACAGTTGAAACGACCGTTACGGGATTAATAAATTGTTCTGCTTCAGTCTTTGTCGTAAATGATTTGAATTCTGCCCCAGAGAATCCAGAAATCTGCTTCTGAGCTTCAGGCCATGTCATATAAATTCCAGGTTTTCTACCTTTTTTAACTGCATAATATTTTTGAGCCATAGGTACCTCCATTTTTTCAAGCACTTTATACTTTATGGAAGAACAGGTTAAAAGTCAATAATGAAAGTGCAGGTGAATTCGGATATTACTATTGACAAGTTCAATAGAGTTCAGTACATTAAAACTATCTCAGAATTGAATAGTATATCTGCATTGAGAAGGATAGTATGATCAGTTATCTTGCAAAGAGAGCTCTGTGAAGCTGAAAAGGAGCCAAGAAATTGATAGGAAAATGACCTTTGAGCAGAACAGTCGAATGGTTCAATGCCATCAGACTTTTCCGGGAGCACCCGTTATTGATGCATCAGTGACAGAGTCTAGCTTTTAAAGTATGGACTCATACTGAGTAAGATCTATAGTGATATAGATAAATAAAGGTGGTACCACGCTAATATCAATTAACGTCCTTGAGTAAGAAGAAGATTCTTATTCAAGGACTTTTTTTATAGCTCAACAAATAGGAGGATGAAGTAGATGCAAGAAGCAAACATTTGGAATCAAAAAGGACCATTTAAAGTTGATCATGTAGGGAGTTTATTGAGACCGGAAAGATTGAAGAAAGCAAGATTAGCTTACGAAAAAGGGGAAGTTAGTAAAGATCAGTTAAAAGAAGTAGAAGACCAGGAAATCAGTAGAATTGTCAAAAAACAAATAGACATTGGATTAAAAGCTGTAACGGACGGAGAATTCCGTAGAGGTTGGTGGCACCTTGATTTCATGTGGGGGTTAAATGGAATAGAGCAATATAAAAAAGACCACGGGTATCAATTCGCTGATGGTATCGAAAGTGAACCACTTGATGTTCGAACGACTGGCAAAATCAGTTGGAATACAAATCATGATTTTCTGGAACATTTTAAGTATTTGAAGCAAATAGTAGGAACCGATGCTATTGCTAAATTATCAATCCCAAGTCCAAATCAGTTTTTACATGAAGGGATTAGAAGAGAAGAGCATTACGAAAGCGCAGAATTATTTGCAGAGGATCTTAAAAAAGTCTATATCGATGCAGTACAAGCTTTTTATGATCTTGGGTGTCGATACCTTCAACTAGACGATGTATTTTGGGGGTTTTTAGCGGCTGATGGCATTAGAGGGGGAGTTGTTCCAGAAGAAGAATGGCTTCAGCTGAAACGACTATCTAAAGAAATGATTCAAGCCATTATTGAGCATAAACCAAAAGATCTTATACTAACGACACATGTTTGTCGTGGAAACTACAAATCTTCATATGCTGCTGCAGGTCCTTATTATCCAGTGGCTAAGGAACTCTTCGATGACATTTCTTATGATGGTTACTTTTTAGAATACGACGATGACCGTTCCGGCGATTTTGGTCCACTTGAACATTTCTCAGGAGAAGGTAAAGTTGTATTGGGATTAATGACCTCTAAGTTTCCAGAACTAGAAGATATTGAGGTACTGAAAAATCGAATTAATGAAGCCGCTCAGTATGTACCTAAAGAAAAAATTTGTATTAGCCCGCAGTGTGGTTTTGCTTCTACTGAAGAAGGAAATCTACTTACAGAAGAACAGCAATGGGCAAAGTTATCACACTTGATCAATCATATCGATGAGATATTCTCGAATAAACTTGTATAATCATTTCATGCATTCTAGCGAGCAAGATTAAGGAGATTAATATGATAAAAGAATTCTGTGCAGAAAACTTCACTCAAATTCCATTAGCGATTGAGAATGGGGCTAATCGAATCGAACTTTGTGATAACTTATCAGTTGGGGGAACAACGCCTTCTTATGGTGTAATTAAAAATACAATAGAGTATTGCAAGGACTATTCTGTTCCAATCATGACAATGATCCGCCCAAGAGGAGGCGACTTTGAGTATTCGATACAAGAAGGCATTATTATGGAAAATGATATTGAACAAGCGATTGAACTCGGAACAGTTGGAGTCGTTTTAGGATGTCTAACATCTGAGAACAAAATCGATCGTGTATTAATGGAAACGTTATTGAAAAAATGTAAGCATGTAGAGGTAACCTTTCATATGGCCTTTGATGAAATTGCAAAAGAAGATCAGTTTGATGAAATGGAGTGGTTGATTCATCATCATGTGACACGTATTTTAACACATGGGGGATCGGCAGGAGATATCTTCCGTAATCAGGACAGGTTAAACGAACTGATTAGCCAAGCGAAAGGTAGAATAGAAATTCTTCCCGGTGGTGGAGTGACGTATGAGAATGTGACCGAACTTGCACAAAAGATTAATACAGATCAATTTCATGGTACAAAAATCGTTGATTATTGACTATAAAAAGTCATCTTCCTTCTGAAAAATAGAAGGAAGATGACTTTTTTGAATCTGTTATGCAAAATGGTCTGACCACAATTGCTTAAGTGTTGCAGCACGGAACAAGAATTGACCGATCGTTACTAAACGTAGAAGAGAAAAAGGTACAAAGAATAAAATGGATTCTCTTACAATATCTATTGAAGCAACATGCAATAAACGAGTACCGTCCCTACGGTCTCTGATCAATTGAAAAAGAACATGGCTAACGGTTTATGATTGAATATGCTGATCAGTTTCATAGAAAATAAAAGACCAAACATCATTAAAGCGGTATAATCCAAAACACTAATCATGGATAAGAGCGCTAATAATTTACTATGTTTATGAGGATTCATCGAATAATAGAGTTTAAAAACATTCGTGACAAAAGAGCTTGAAAAGAGCATACTGATAGATAAAGATCACACAAAGGAATGACAGATATGATACATAAATGGATGGTTCAAATTTTTAGAAGAAGAGTTCTATTAGCGATTTTAATTGTTGTACAGTTTAGTATATTCGCCTATATGGTCAATCAATCAGTCGCCTATTCCATTGTCATAGAGTCTTTGTTTACACTTTTATCTATCATCATTGCCTTACATGTAGT
Coding sequences within:
- the hisB gene encoding imidazoleglycerol-phosphate dehydratase HisB, whose amino-acid sequence is MVIKKERITKETAIHLSVERGLSASTIDTGVGFLNHMLDLLAFHGHFIFDIKVDGDLDVDDHHTTEDVGILLGQAIAELNVDKSSIQRYGTAYVPMDETLARSVVDVSGRPFLHFEAQFSAQTVGSFDVELVKEFFYALSINARLTTHLDLIRGGNTHHEIEALFKAFAQSLRIALSNSEIDRLPSSKGVIEE
- a CDS encoding histidinol-phosphate transaminase; its protein translation is MIRIDKNESPYRALTEEEIAKIAIDTQFNQYSENEYQDLQQSYAKFNQLDPELVSFANGSDEWIQKAIIVLGEGPILTFDPDFVMYDVYAKQFGREIIKLPANEDFTFDYEEVYKQIKALRPSVFIFSQPNNPFGTLHPQDFIVKAAELMKEVDGYFILDEAYGEFVENTVAPPEGDHIIRLRTLSKVYGLAGLRIGVATSTRKTMDLLDSIAHPYPLNTFSLNVAVHLLNQPERLEKFIELNRSLSRQLHSVFKDEVGDIIPMLKSSTNFLFTYGEDAMDLGNYIVENGFLPRMYPEEESPSLKNAVRYSIAKEDQLEEIRKIIQNWRDEKWSSRKNA
- the hisD gene encoding histidinol dehydrogenase; translated protein: MYTTNTFKDIYATKNDIDWTLLESVQSIIKTVQQQGDQALFDYSKQFDAVELTDLEVPSFTLKEAYESIDADLRKALEEAKANIETYQSSIKWKQGPSSELYQKIHPLNRVGIYVPGGTAPLVSTVLMTTVLANVAGVKETIIVTPPQADGIQKAILAACYIVEADHVYQVGGAQAVAALAYGTETIQKVDKIVGPGNQFVAMAKKLVYGDVGIDSIAGPSEIVVVVDESTRADWVAYDLLAQAEHDVQARTFLISESKEKIEEILAEVEKKAPLQSRAAIIAESLKQHHYSVHTASKEETIEVVNLIAGEHISIQTNDAESYIDLITTAGAIFIGDRSPEAIGDYVAGPSHVLPTGGNARFSNGLSVNDFLRTNSVIHLSQATFEEMAPSGVRLAEEEALQAHRDSLYYRMEDNLNDQN
- the hisG gene encoding ATP phosphoribosyltransferase, with amino-acid sequence MITIALSKGRQLKDFINYLDEKELTSWSTALKSISRELVVELEDVRFLLVKGEDVPVYVEEGVADLGITGSDVLFEQDRQINNLMDLPFGYCHFAVAAKEPQETYPVVATKYVNFTKKYFDSIMQPVKIIQLKGSVELAATIDMADAIMDIVQTGTTLRENGLYEQIQLDEINARLISNKHAYFAKNDEIQTIMNQLRMN
- a CDS encoding ATP phosphoribosyltransferase regulatory subunit, whose amino-acid sequence is MNSISLNKSILHQKRQELDFLHHFHGLGYDLIDLSAIEQFDWTKLSEDDLGLMNERHKWQHEGSLYALRSDWTNAIVRYRQKYQLHSETIAYSGPVYTLTTEKHQYGLETFTGDIQKQMAVLKQMVAYIKESLALPLSVAVISHNTLLKNLLSEEDLSDELTRKYIKERNRDALKAKLGAEHPIIALMAQPAAKQSSYVKEHMPHLKRHIEEMTQWEAILNEEQVTYVYGDMLALPSQSYYKGISIQLYAEDKVEPIASGGQYSSPSNAFGIGLNI
- the hisJ gene encoding histidinol-phosphatase HisJ is translated as MTIDGHVHTQYCPHGSDHKMEAYVKVAIDKGINALTFTEHAPLPIEDTAPTKDSAMAENTVYEYLKEARGLQAKYGHKIQINAGFEIDYIEGKEQETQLFLEQYPEAIPHSILSVHFLRLPDGSYYCIDYSKESFIEKAKEVGFDTLYKLYENTVRKALSNPYGELTPQKIGHINLIHKFSKGYDYTDTINWKKLLILAKKNQYKLDYNFAGIDKAYYGKTYPDEDILKEAKKMELVLETGSDAHRPEEVGRYFMEGEN
- a CDS encoding YdbC family protein; this translates as MAGIEFEIMEHIGTISEGKSGWKKELNLVSWNGNDPKFDIRDWSPDYSKMGKGLTLSAEDLTSLKKVLDKMEL
- a CDS encoding nitroreductase family protein, translating into MQFLDELKTRRSIYSLGSDVSTSEEELITLIKDVVKESPTSFNSQTSRAVILFNDEHKKLWSITEELLKPLTPEAAFPNTQAKLQGFAQAKGTVLFFEDQDVVKNLQEQFALYAENFPIWSDQASGIAQVNVWTALAQLNIGANLQHYNPVIDERVAQEWGTPENWKLRGQLVFGSPKAPAGDKEYMNDEDRFKVFGN
- a CDS encoding GNAT family N-acetyltransferase, with amino-acid sequence MEKLTIDQLILRQFAIDLNCTLEELEGSEHIFKTSPPSEISRYWARNDGDLIFYKDRIFCRTGNHALTQKLQETYKNRAGEWFGEIDSLIELNELLKPFKYKLNHYSPFFVPKNWTLPEVDPLNLRIYEEKEIVSFKEDERFEESFLYDKTDPDKLGIAHVSKDEIVAMIGTNHNGKYTWEIGVEIVEDHHSKGIATNLVKAMTREIIMRNNQAVLPVYSTQFTHTKSINLAIRSGFKLGWTELVLEKIED
- a CDS encoding N-acetyltransferase; protein product: MQQSSEFTILPYQPIFEKSWVRCKALAYLHSQFIDQMSQEKDIYSEKEDGYKETIELVALFKDEVVGLIDIGIYSEERTKNDLYVKDAYQGSYVDAIAIHPDFQKLGIAQSLWDQSIQILKSKDVHYLTIFTRDDLPANQFYQKNGAQLLTKHYRVKGQLKQSPYPSGKFMVDPSTQKIGELDSQGNPLPYSPDYPHTFWVYEKEDLKLFNADSTYIERSYVLYL
- a CDS encoding viroplasmin family protein, whose translation is MAQKYYAVKKGRKPGIYMTWPEAQKQISGFSGAEFKSFTTKTEAEQFINPVTVVSTVSDEDTVFAYVDGSFDKISNRYSYGVVMLKDDKVIATMSNADNDPRYVESFQIAGECFGSLNAIKWAKENGFKKVIVHYDYLGIEMWTTGRWRANKQVSKDYITFYQQISQGIEVVFKKVKAHSGVEFNELVDQLAKDALK
- a CDS encoding 5-methyltetrahydropteroyltriglutamate--homocysteine S-methyltransferase yields the protein MQEANIWNQKGPFKVDHVGSLLRPERLKKARLAYEKGEVSKDQLKEVEDQEISRIVKKQIDIGLKAVTDGEFRRGWWHLDFMWGLNGIEQYKKDHGYQFADGIESEPLDVRTTGKISWNTNHDFLEHFKYLKQIVGTDAIAKLSIPSPNQFLHEGIRREEHYESAELFAEDLKKVYIDAVQAFYDLGCRYLQLDDVFWGFLAADGIRGGVVPEEEWLQLKRLSKEMIQAIIEHKPKDLILTTHVCRGNYKSSYAAAGPYYPVAKELFDDISYDGYFLEYDDDRSGDFGPLEHFSGEGKVVLGLMTSKFPELEDIEVLKNRINEAAQYVPKEKICISPQCGFASTEEGNLLTEEQQWAKLSHLINHIDEIFSNKLV
- a CDS encoding copper homeostasis protein CutC translates to MIKEFCAENFTQIPLAIENGANRIELCDNLSVGGTTPSYGVIKNTIEYCKDYSVPIMTMIRPRGGDFEYSIQEGIIMENDIEQAIELGTVGVVLGCLTSENKIDRVLMETLLKKCKHVEVTFHMAFDEIAKEDQFDEMEWLIHHHVTRILTHGGSAGDIFRNQDRLNELISQAKGRIEILPGGGVTYENVTELAQKINTDQFHGTKIVDY